In the genome of Dermacentor silvarum isolate Dsil-2018 chromosome 1, BIME_Dsil_1.4, whole genome shotgun sequence, one region contains:
- the LOC119436191 gene encoding F-box/LRR-repeat protein 12, with amino-acid sequence MDIDCLPDSLLLEVFRHLQFQAICKCSRVCRRWRRVTRDWSLRRVINVTSQPLSALQVWHLVRDNAGANLVELKITGFKTATARGPTAMVFGHLRDHCPSLKVLQLTDAWLERSLADLTTRLTHLSLKRSLFITDVFRDKREPLAVSSLRFLDLANCIFLPWFDMASLTQFHSLRGLVLEGCYPLLATSFAPSRPMITNLVLLNIERIFVCNREVQVVLLQGANLQYLFLGHTGFDGEVFETVWRLLRNQRPLRLTHVCLRCTQIQELHLNKLLQMTPRCSG; translated from the exons ATGGACATCGACTGCCTGCCGGACAGCCTTTTGCTGGAAGTCTTCCGACATCTCCAGTTCCAGGCCATATGCAAATGCTCACG CGTGTGCCGACGGTGGAGGCGAGTGACTCGCGACTGGTCACTCCGGCGGGTGATCAATGTGACCTCGCAACCGCTGTCAGCTCTCCAGGTGTGGCACCTCGTCCGTGACAACGCTGGCGCCAACCTCGTCGAGCTGAAGATCACGGGGTTCAAAACAGCCACTGCACGTGGACCCACAGCCATGGTGTTCGGACACCTAAGAGACCACTGCCCTTCTCTCAAG GTCTTGCAGCTGACTGACGCTTGGCTGGAACGTTCTCTGGCGGACCTCACCACCAGGCTCACGCACCTGTCATTGAAGAGGTCTCTCTTTATTACCGACGTCTTTCGAGACAAACGGGAACCGTTGGCGGTCAGCTCCCTGCGGTTTCTTGACCTGGCCAACTGCATCTTCTTGCCGTGGTTCGACATGGCTTCACTTACACAGTTTCATTCGCTGCGCGGCCTGGTGCTCGAAGGCTGCTACCCACTCCTCGCCACTAGCTTTGCCCCGAGCAGGCCGATGATCACCAACCTTGTCCTGCTCAACATCGAGCGCATCTTCGTCTGCAACCGGGAGGTGCAGGTGGTGCTCCTTCAGGGCGCCAACCTCCAGTATCTGTTTCTGGGCCACACAGGCTTCGATGGGGAGGTGTTCGAAACGGTTTGGCGCCTCCTGAGAAACCAACGCCCGCTCCGCCTCACCCACGTCTGCCTCAGGTGCACGCAGATACAGGAGCTGCATTTGAACAAGCTCCTACAGATGACGCCCCGGTGCAGTGGTTAG